One Micromonospora sp. WMMD1120 genomic region harbors:
- a CDS encoding TOMM precursor leader peptide-binding protein, with amino-acid sequence MSVSHDAAETLEVRPKLRHDVVFLDAPAGAYLRGPDTAFLIKGRSAFRWLTTVGPYLTGEHTLAQITATLDQGQRQTVLTLVRALLARGFAKDAGERTLLAEPVARRFAAQIEFIDHFTDDPTGRFLRFHTARVALAGGGETLVAAARGLLRNGCLHLDLHPDDDPAFDAEAVRAEAAALRADGLAAEVRVHDGPIGTTDVDAVVCCADRSGLPRLAELARACHRDGPLLVPVLVDDEQAVVGPTVAPGQTPCWLCAHLRLTAGAPADDAATFWRHLAVGADVDVPAPLPEVTARMLGNAAAFELFRVLTGALPADTANGVLLLRRSTLESTREAVLPHPACPVCRDVDVAGPDQPGGSDDETYQRAQSLVSPNAGVFTRFVDDPLEQAPLKTARLRLPGRRGPREVTAFDVHTVLSARLAAYRTAVRDHAARYADPHAGLLATAEQLRERGEHPVPWTELHTASAAVDDDPRRPLRWLPATVLGDTATVWVPAALALPTSGANGAGLAERTTAGAVAADSLDGVIDQGLADALAYHALTTALRGGVAPSVVTEEELVADDDTAFVVKAAHRFGRQLAVYALPGAAPAHAALAVADTPAGRDWRLAGGFDAVAARLAAVRDLVGRLQVRHFEGTDADLGDPLLADVDPATLTGRATTTGATAAGTDRAAVLAALAARSTSALLVETTTRDVRANGAFRSGVVLLRHHGRTAD; translated from the coding sequence ATGAGCGTGTCGCACGATGCGGCGGAGACCCTGGAAGTGCGACCCAAGCTGCGCCACGACGTCGTCTTCCTGGATGCGCCCGCCGGCGCCTATCTCCGCGGTCCGGACACCGCCTTCCTGATCAAGGGGCGGTCCGCGTTCCGCTGGCTGACCACGGTCGGTCCGTACCTCACCGGGGAGCACACCCTCGCGCAGATCACCGCCACGCTGGACCAGGGGCAGCGGCAGACGGTGCTCACGCTGGTCCGCGCGCTGCTGGCCCGTGGCTTCGCGAAGGACGCCGGCGAGCGGACGCTGTTGGCCGAGCCGGTGGCCCGCCGGTTCGCCGCGCAGATCGAGTTCATCGACCACTTCACCGACGACCCGACCGGCAGGTTTCTGCGTTTCCACACCGCCCGGGTGGCGCTGGCCGGTGGGGGAGAGACGCTGGTCGCCGCGGCCCGCGGTCTGTTGCGCAACGGGTGCCTGCACCTCGACCTGCACCCGGACGACGATCCCGCGTTCGACGCCGAGGCGGTGCGGGCCGAGGCGGCGGCGCTGCGCGCGGACGGCCTGGCGGCCGAGGTCCGCGTCCACGACGGGCCGATCGGGACGACCGACGTCGACGCGGTGGTGTGCTGCGCCGACCGGAGCGGCCTGCCCCGACTGGCCGAGTTGGCCCGCGCCTGTCACCGGGACGGCCCGCTGCTGGTGCCGGTGCTCGTCGACGACGAGCAGGCGGTCGTCGGCCCGACGGTCGCGCCGGGGCAGACGCCCTGCTGGCTCTGCGCGCACCTGCGGCTCACCGCCGGCGCTCCGGCCGACGACGCCGCGACCTTCTGGCGGCACCTCGCCGTCGGCGCCGACGTCGACGTGCCCGCGCCGCTGCCGGAGGTGACCGCGCGGATGCTCGGCAACGCCGCCGCGTTCGAGCTGTTCCGGGTGCTCACCGGCGCGCTGCCGGCGGACACGGCGAACGGCGTGCTGCTGCTGCGCCGATCCACACTGGAATCCACCCGGGAGGCGGTGCTGCCGCACCCGGCCTGCCCGGTCTGCCGGGACGTGGACGTCGCCGGGCCGGACCAGCCCGGCGGCTCGGACGACGAGACCTACCAGCGGGCCCAGTCGCTGGTGTCGCCGAACGCCGGGGTGTTCACCCGGTTCGTGGACGACCCGCTGGAGCAGGCGCCGCTGAAGACCGCCCGGCTACGACTGCCCGGACGCCGTGGACCCCGCGAGGTGACAGCGTTCGACGTGCACACGGTGTTGAGCGCGCGGCTGGCCGCGTACCGGACGGCGGTCCGCGACCACGCCGCCCGCTACGCCGACCCGCACGCCGGCCTGCTCGCCACCGCCGAGCAACTGCGCGAGCGCGGCGAGCATCCGGTGCCGTGGACCGAGCTGCACACCGCCAGCGCGGCGGTGGACGACGACCCGCGCCGGCCGCTGCGCTGGCTGCCGGCGACGGTGTTGGGCGACACCGCGACGGTGTGGGTGCCCGCGGCGCTGGCGCTGCCCACCTCCGGCGCGAACGGCGCTGGCCTCGCCGAGCGGACGACCGCCGGAGCGGTGGCGGCCGACAGCCTCGACGGTGTGATCGACCAGGGGCTCGCCGACGCCCTGGCGTACCACGCGCTGACCACGGCGCTGCGTGGCGGCGTCGCGCCCAGCGTGGTCACCGAGGAGGAGTTGGTGGCCGACGACGACACCGCCTTCGTGGTGAAGGCGGCCCACCGCTTCGGCCGCCAGCTCGCCGTCTACGCCCTTCCCGGCGCCGCGCCGGCGCACGCCGCGCTCGCCGTCGCCGACACGCCGGCCGGTCGCGACTGGCGGCTCGCCGGCGGCTTCGACGCCGTCGCCGCCCGGCTCGCCGCGGTACGCGACCTGGTCGGCCGGCTTCAGGTGCGGCACTTCGAGGGGACCGACGCGGACCTCGGGGACCCGCTGCTCGCCGACGTCGACCCGGCGACCCTCACCGGGCGCGCCACCACCACGGGCGCGACCGCCGCCGGCACCGACCGGGCCGCGGTGCTGGCCGCGCTCGCCGCGCGGTCGACCAGCGCGTTGCTGGTCGAGACCACGACCCGCGACGTACGCGCCAACGGGGCGTTCCGCAGCGGCGTGGTGCTGCTGCGCCACCACGGCCGGACGGCCGACTGA
- a CDS encoding ABC transporter ATP-binding protein, which translates to MTKRYPGGVTAVDGLTLRVPYGSVFGFLGPNGAGKTTTMRMLVGLVRPTSGRIRVLGQPPGAPDGLRRVGALIESPAFYPHLSGLDNLRLAARYAGAADSAPDRVLAEVGLSERARSAFRTYSLGMKQRLGVAAALLKEPSLLILDEPTNGLDPAGVSEIRELLRSLGQHGRTVLLSSHVLGEVEQVCDRIAVLDRGRLVADGTSDELRAALGGAQLLIAADPVDRAVACLRDHSGVRAVETVDDTVRISTDPGLAAELNRALVEAGIDVRELRPVRHSLEEAFLELTGTTGSSE; encoded by the coding sequence GTGACCAAGCGGTATCCCGGCGGCGTCACCGCCGTCGACGGGCTCACCCTGCGGGTCCCGTACGGGTCGGTCTTCGGCTTCCTCGGCCCCAACGGGGCCGGCAAGACCACCACCATGCGGATGCTGGTCGGCCTCGTCCGGCCCACCTCGGGCCGGATCCGGGTGTTGGGGCAACCCCCGGGTGCCCCCGACGGGCTACGCCGGGTGGGTGCCCTCATCGAGTCGCCCGCCTTCTATCCGCACCTGTCCGGTCTGGACAACCTGCGACTGGCCGCCCGTTACGCGGGGGCGGCGGACAGCGCGCCCGACCGGGTGCTCGCCGAGGTGGGCCTGAGCGAGCGCGCGCGTTCGGCGTTCCGGACGTACTCACTCGGCATGAAGCAACGTCTCGGCGTGGCCGCCGCGCTGCTGAAGGAGCCGAGCCTGCTGATCCTCGACGAACCGACGAACGGCCTCGATCCGGCCGGCGTGTCGGAGATCCGGGAGCTGCTCCGCTCGCTCGGGCAGCACGGGCGCACCGTGCTGCTCTCCAGTCACGTGCTCGGCGAGGTCGAGCAGGTCTGCGACCGGATCGCCGTGCTCGACAGGGGCCGGCTCGTCGCCGACGGCACCTCCGACGAGTTGCGCGCGGCGCTCGGCGGCGCGCAGCTGCTGATCGCGGCCGACCCGGTGGACAGGGCCGTGGCGTGCCTGCGCGACCACAGTGGCGTGCGGGCCGTCGAGACCGTCGACGACACCGTACGGATCAGCACCGACCCGGGGCTGGCCGCGGAGCTCAACCGCGCGCTCGTCGAGGCCGGCATCGACGTACGCGAACTGCGCCCGGTACGCCACTCGCTGGAGGAGGCGTTCCTGGAGCTGACAGGCACGACAGGGAGCAGCGAATGA
- a CDS encoding ABC transporter permease subunit: MIASVRAAWFADRKRPAVWAVTLTWVALALAFGVGVPYLVHLALAGDPKRADDAASLLDAVLPGHLVPTGIGLFPLFGGAIVVILGAVVVGNEYRWGTLNLIFTQRPRRAQVLAGHAVALSALTLLLVVVTFAALAAVTALLALVEGRGLDWPPVGDLLGAVAAAWLICTAHASLGYLLAIAFRSTATAIAVGLVWTLVLENAISGLALVLSPLEVVAKLLLAPSSGALAGALGARSQFEGGTPGVLDSAGAALPVAVLLAYVVLMFGWGTWLAVRRDVG; this comes from the coding sequence ATGATCGCCTCGGTACGCGCCGCCTGGTTCGCGGACCGGAAACGGCCGGCCGTGTGGGCCGTCACCCTCACCTGGGTCGCGCTGGCGCTCGCCTTCGGCGTCGGCGTGCCGTACCTCGTGCACCTGGCGCTGGCCGGCGACCCGAAGCGGGCCGACGACGCGGCGTCGCTGTTGGACGCGGTCCTGCCCGGTCACCTCGTGCCCACCGGGATCGGTCTGTTCCCGCTCTTCGGCGGTGCGATAGTCGTGATTCTCGGCGCCGTCGTGGTCGGCAACGAGTACCGGTGGGGGACGCTCAACCTGATCTTCACCCAGCGTCCCCGGCGGGCTCAGGTGCTGGCCGGGCACGCCGTGGCGCTCAGCGCGCTGACACTGCTGCTCGTCGTCGTCACCTTCGCCGCGCTGGCCGCGGTGACCGCGCTGCTCGCCCTCGTGGAGGGACGCGGCCTGGACTGGCCGCCCGTCGGGGACCTGCTCGGCGCGGTCGCGGCGGCCTGGCTGATCTGCACCGCGCACGCCAGTCTCGGCTACCTTCTGGCCATCGCGTTCCGCAGCACCGCCACCGCCATCGCCGTCGGGCTCGTCTGGACACTCGTGCTGGAGAACGCGATCAGCGGCCTCGCCCTGGTCCTCAGCCCGCTCGAGGTCGTTGCGAAGCTGCTCCTCGCACCCAGCTCCGGCGCCCTCGCCGGGGCGCTGGGAGCACGCTCCCAGTTCGAGGGCGGCACCCCCGGGGTGCTCGACTCGGCCGGCGCCGCGCTACCCGTCGCCGTTCTCCTCGCCTACGTGGTGCTCATGTTCGGCTGGGGCACCTGGCTCGCCGTCCGGCGCGACGTCGGCTGA
- a CDS encoding LacI family DNA-binding transcriptional regulator: MGTENGRNVTIAMIARLAGVSVPTVSRVINGRSDVAPDTRERVEALLNRHGYRRRSPARRTDAALIDLVFNDLDSPWAVEIIRGVEDVGQTSGVGTVVSAIHWRISSAKQWLDNMRTRSTEGVIFVTSMVNPPLQAELRRLHLPVVIIDPAGVDPQESPTIGATNWAGSLSANQYLISLGHRRIGFIAGPPHLMCSRARMDGYRAALGAADIPIDDDLIRPGNFYHEAGFSAGTQLLALPDPPTAIFASSDQMALGVYEAVRKRGLRVPDDVSVVGFDDLPEVRWCSPPLTTVRQPLAEMGMLAARTVLRLAGGERTESPRVELATELIVRDSAAPPRS, encoded by the coding sequence GTGGGCACGGAGAACGGCCGAAACGTCACCATCGCCATGATCGCGCGGTTGGCGGGTGTCTCCGTGCCCACTGTCTCACGGGTCATCAACGGTCGCTCCGACGTCGCTCCGGACACCCGGGAGCGCGTCGAGGCCCTGCTCAACCGGCACGGCTACCGCCGCCGGTCACCGGCCCGACGGACCGACGCGGCCCTCATCGACCTGGTCTTCAACGACCTGGACAGCCCGTGGGCCGTGGAGATCATCCGTGGGGTGGAGGACGTCGGCCAGACCAGCGGCGTCGGCACCGTCGTCTCCGCCATCCACTGGCGCATCTCCTCGGCCAAACAGTGGCTCGACAACATGCGGACGCGCTCCACCGAGGGCGTCATCTTCGTGACCTCGATGGTGAACCCGCCGTTGCAGGCCGAGCTGCGCAGGCTGCACCTGCCGGTCGTGATCATCGACCCGGCCGGGGTGGACCCGCAGGAGTCGCCGACCATCGGCGCCACCAACTGGGCGGGCAGCCTCAGCGCGAACCAGTATCTGATCAGCCTCGGCCACCGCCGGATCGGTTTCATCGCCGGTCCGCCGCACCTGATGTGCAGTCGGGCCCGGATGGACGGTTACCGGGCGGCCCTCGGGGCCGCCGACATCCCCATCGACGACGACCTGATCCGGCCCGGCAACTTCTACCACGAGGCCGGGTTCAGCGCCGGCACCCAGTTGCTGGCCCTGCCCGACCCGCCCACCGCCATCTTCGCGTCCAGCGACCAGATGGCGCTCGGCGTCTACGAGGCGGTGCGCAAACGCGGACTACGGGTGCCCGACGACGTCAGCGTGGTCGGGTTCGACGACCTTCCGGAGGTCCGGTGGTGTTCGCCGCCGCTGACCACCGTCCGGCAACCCCTGGCCGAGATGGGCATGCTCGCCGCGCGGACGGTGCTGCGCCTCGCCGGCGGCGAGAGGACCGAGAGCCCGCGGGTCGAACTCGCCACCGAGCTGATCGTCCGCGACAGCGCCGCGCCACCGCGCTCGTGA
- a CDS encoding carbohydrate ABC transporter permease, translating into MTAMASRAQRTRSVLLHLVCIAIGALIVVPVWFGVLGGFKDNGQLSTNPLGWPDPWVGNYVEILSNGVFWRQLGNSLLIAVTSTVIVVGASAMAAFVFARYAFRGREFLVTLFAIGLMFPFAVAILPLFVLLRGMDLLDNPLGVILPQAAFGLPITIIILRQFFRTIPAEVEEAAVLDGCGSFGFFWKVLLPMARPALATVSVLAIVTSWNNFMLPLVVFSDQSWWTLPVGVQAFQGQYADDTARVLAYVVLSMLPALGFYAVAERQLIGGLTGSVKG; encoded by the coding sequence CGCAGCGTCCTGCTGCATCTCGTCTGCATCGCCATCGGCGCGCTCATCGTCGTGCCGGTGTGGTTCGGCGTGCTCGGCGGTTTCAAGGACAACGGCCAGTTGTCCACCAACCCGCTGGGCTGGCCGGACCCGTGGGTGGGCAACTACGTGGAGATCCTGAGCAACGGGGTGTTCTGGCGGCAGCTCGGCAACAGTCTGCTGATCGCGGTGACCAGCACTGTCATCGTCGTCGGGGCGTCGGCGATGGCCGCGTTCGTGTTCGCCCGCTACGCCTTCCGGGGCCGCGAGTTCCTGGTGACGCTCTTCGCGATCGGGTTGATGTTCCCGTTCGCGGTGGCGATCCTGCCGCTGTTCGTGCTGCTGCGCGGCATGGATCTGCTGGACAACCCGCTCGGCGTCATCCTGCCCCAGGCCGCCTTCGGGCTGCCGATCACCATCATCATCCTGCGGCAGTTCTTCCGGACCATCCCCGCCGAGGTCGAGGAGGCCGCCGTGCTCGACGGCTGCGGCTCCTTCGGGTTCTTCTGGAAGGTCCTGCTGCCGATGGCCCGGCCCGCCCTGGCCACCGTCTCGGTGCTGGCGATCGTGACGAGCTGGAACAACTTCATGCTCCCGCTCGTCGTCTTCAGCGACCAGAGCTGGTGGACGCTCCCCGTCGGCGTCCAGGCGTTCCAGGGGCAGTACGCCGACGACACCGCGCGGGTGCTCGCCTACGTCGTGCTCTCCATGCTGCCGGCGCTGGGCTTCTACGCGGTGGCGGAACGCCAGCTCATCGGCGGACTGACCGGCAGCGTCAAGGGATGA